The genome window GTCGGGGATGCAGTTGATACGAGCGCAAATTTCATCAATTGCGTCGTAGTCCCAACCACCGGCTTCGCCAGTTGTGGCATCAATGTAGTTGAAGGGAAGATAAGCGTTTTCGATAGCCACGGTGACCGTGCGGCCACCAAGGTCAGGAAGCCCGCTTTCGGCTTCAGTTGTCTCTGGCGCGTCATCAGCAGCAACCGTGGTTGGTGCAGCTGTGGTGGCCGGGGTTTCGGTGTCGTCGCTTCCGCACGCCGTGGCTAGTAAGGCAAAGCCCAACAGCACAGCGAGCAGACGCATCATTTTGTTGCTCATGAATCCCTCCGGATCCTCATAGGTGACTGAGACAGGCTTATACAAAAAACCTGAATTGGATAGAGAACGGTACCGGAAAGAGTCGCTTTTCGCATCCTAAGTGGGGGGATCCCTTGAAGGCGTGGGGAGAAAATGTTGTGTCCACTAGCCTTGCCTCAATGAAACGTACGAGATATTTGGCCGACACTGTGGTGACCTGCGATGAAAAGCAGGCAGTTTTTTCGCCGGGTTGCCTGGACATAGAGGGAAATAAGATCGTGTGGGTGGGTGCGCCGGAAGACGCTCCCGAGGTTTTAGACGTTGAGACCCACCAGGTTGGCGGGTTATTAATGCCCGGCCTGGTTAACGCTCACGCCCACACCCCCATGACGCTGGTACGAGGAGCGGGCGACGGCTTGCCTTTGTGGCGGTGGCTTACCGAAGCCATGTGGCCCCGTGAAGGACGCATGATCCCCGAAGACGTGTGGTGGGGGATGACCCTTGGGTCGGCAGAGATGCTCAAGGCAGGGGTCACCACCAGTTGCGAAATGTATTTACACGAAGAAGCCTTGGTGGAAGCAGCGCAGGCTTCTGGCGCACGTTTGGTCATGACCCCCGGCGTGGTGTCGGCTTTACATCCCGATAATTCAGGCACCCAAAGAGGCCAAGAAATTGCCGACTTTCATGCGAAATACCATGACCCGCAAGGACGGATCACCATTGGGGTAGGGCCACACTCCGCTTACGACCTCGGGGTAGAGCGAGTGGCAGAGTTGGCAGAGTTGGCTCGTCACCTTGACACGGTGCTGCACATCCATTTGGCAGAAACCACTCAGGAAAGCGAAGACCTCGAGCAGCGCTACGGTCAAAGCGTGGTACGCACCCTGGCCGATCATGGAGTATTTGATGGCCAGGTGTTGGCCGCCCATTGCGTTTGGGTAGATGACCAAGACATCAAAATTCTGGTTGACCATCAGGTAGCGGTTGCCCATTGCCCGCTTTCCAATATGAAGTTAGGTTCGGGCATTGCCCCGCTAGTAGCGATGCGCCAAGCCGGGATAACGGTGGCTTTAGGTACCGACGGGCCGGCCTCCAACGACACGCTTGACCTTTGGGAAGAAGTAAAGTTCGCTCCATTTTTGGCCCGAGTGTCTGCCTTAGACGCCACACTGCTTAACCCGCAAGAAACTTTGTCTATGGCCACCCGAGAAAGCGCTCAAGCGGTGGGCCTAACCTCGGTGGGGAGTTTGGCTTCCGGCATGACGGCCGACTTTATTCGCCTTGACATGGAACACCCAGCGTTTGTCCCGGTAACCGAAACAGCAGAATTGATGGCCCATATTGCCTGGTCAGGTTCAAGCCGCTCGGTTACCGACGTGTGGGTAGACGGCCAACCGGTAGTGGCCGACAGTCAGATACTTACCGTTGATGAAGAAAAAGCACGGGCCGAAGTGCAGCACCGAGCACAACGATTGGCGGCTTCGTGAGCCAAAGATTTACGGCCGATGCGGTGGCTGACGCCTTAGGCCTGGTTCCCCTGCCTGAAGAAGGCGGCCGTTGGAAACAAACACTGCTTGATGAGCGTTCAAGCGCCATCTATTACTTGTTGACCAAAGGCGACTTTTCTGCATTGCATTGTTTGAACGGCGACGAGGTTTACCACTACTACGCCGGAGCTCCCGCACAAATGTTACTGCTTTTTCCGGGTGGGATAGTGGAAGAACCAGTTCTCGGCGCTGACCTAGTGGCCAGCCAGCATCCTCAACTGGTGGTCCCTGCCGGAATCTGGCAAGGATCGGCTACCCAAGGTGAGTGGACGCTGTTGGGCACCACCATGGCGCCGCCCTACACCGAAGAAGGCTTCACCCTTGGCAAAAAAGAGCAACTTATTTCTGGCTGGCCTCAAGCCAACGAACGAATTAAACAACTCACTCGAAAATAGTTTTACCAAGTTGGTCGAGCGAGAATGCCGCCATCTACCACGAGGTCGGTTCCCGTAACCCAAGAGGCTTGAGGTGAAACTAAAAAGGCCACGGCTTCGGCCACATCTTGTGGGGTGCCCAGGCGACGCAGGGGAGCAGTGGCCTCCCAGCGAGCCACCCCCTCAGGCCAGCGCTCCGCCAGTGTTCCATCATCGATAAGCCCCGGGGAGACCGAGTTCACACGAATATTTTTTGGGCCCAACTCAAGAGCTGCTGAACGAGTGGCCATCAAGAGCCCTGCTTTGCTGGCGGCGTAATGGGCATGGCCTTCGGCGGGTTGGTGGCCCTCTATAGAGGCAATGTTCACCACGGCCCCGCCACCGTTTTGGGTCATCACCGGAGCGACGGCCCGGGTTAGCAGGTGGGCGGCCCGCAGGTTGGTAGCCAAAAGGGCATCCCAACGTGGGGCATCAAGATCAGCCCAAGGTTCAACGGTTTGCAAAGCCGCATTGTTGACCAGGATGGTTAAAGGGCCGGCCACGTTTGCTGCTTCAGCAACGAGGGAATCGATGCCCTCTGGGCAAGAAAGGTCAGCGGTTAGCATTGGCGCATCAATTTTTTTAGCTAATGCCGCGGCCCGGTCGGTTTTGTTATGGACAGCCAGCACTACCCGAGCACCACCTTGGTGCAAGCGTTCGGCAATAGCGGCACCAATGGCACCGTTGCTGCCAGTAATCAGGGCTGTTTTCTGATCAAATATATGCTTCACAAGTGCTACCAATTGTTGGGGGATAAGAGTAAAGAGTCGGTTACGGTATTTATTCTTGTTTCTCTACACCTTGAGGGTACCCAAATGACCGACACAGTTCAGAACCCGTTTACCGTGGACTATGTGGATGGGGTAGTAATCCTGCTGGATCAAGCGGCGTTGCCTGCCAAAGAAGAACATATTCACTGCACAAATTGGCAACGGGTGGCTCGGGCAATCGCTGATCTTGAGGTGCGTGGAGCGCCCGCTATTGGGGTGGCGGCCGCTTTTGGTATGGCGCTGGCTGCAGAAACATCAACGACTGTTTCGGGTGAAGACTTATTGGCGGAACTCACCGAAGTAGGGGAGGCGCTCAACGCCACCCGGCCCACGGCAGTAAACTTGGCGTGGGCGCTTGAAGTGGTGTTGCGAGAAGCCCACCAAGCCCCCCGAGAAC of Acidimicrobiia bacterium contains these proteins:
- a CDS encoding glucose 1-dehydrogenase, with the translated sequence MFDQKTALITGSNGAIGAAIAERLHQGGARVVLAVHNKTDRAAALAKKIDAPMLTADLSCPEGIDSLVAEAANVAGPLTILVNNAALQTVEPWADLDAPRWDALLATNLRAAHLLTRAVAPVMTQNGGGAVVNIASIEGHQPAEGHAHYAASKAGLLMATRSAALELGPKNIRVNSVSPGLIDDGTLAERWPEGVARWEATAPLRRLGTPQDVAEAVAFLVSPQASWVTGTDLVVDGGILARPTW
- a CDS encoding amidohydrolase, coding for MKRTRYLADTVVTCDEKQAVFSPGCLDIEGNKIVWVGAPEDAPEVLDVETHQVGGLLMPGLVNAHAHTPMTLVRGAGDGLPLWRWLTEAMWPREGRMIPEDVWWGMTLGSAEMLKAGVTTSCEMYLHEEALVEAAQASGARLVMTPGVVSALHPDNSGTQRGQEIADFHAKYHDPQGRITIGVGPHSAYDLGVERVAELAELARHLDTVLHIHLAETTQESEDLEQRYGQSVVRTLADHGVFDGQVLAAHCVWVDDQDIKILVDHQVAVAHCPLSNMKLGSGIAPLVAMRQAGITVALGTDGPASNDTLDLWEEVKFAPFLARVSALDATLLNPQETLSMATRESAQAVGLTSVGSLASGMTADFIRLDMEHPAFVPVTETAELMAHIAWSGSSRSVTDVWVDGQPVVADSQILTVDEEKARAEVQHRAQRLAAS
- a CDS encoding cupin domain-containing protein, which gives rise to MGGFVSQRFTADAVADALGLVPLPEEGGRWKQTLLDERSSAIYYLLTKGDFSALHCLNGDEVYHYYAGAPAQMLLLFPGGIVEEPVLGADLVASQHPQLVVPAGIWQGSATQGEWTLLGTTMAPPYTEEGFTLGKKEQLISGWPQANERIKQLTRK